The uncultured Dysgonomonas sp. genome contains the following window.
AGTTGTTTCATATCGATTTCCTGATTTTTTATGCAAAGTAAAGCGTAAAGATTTGAAAACAGCTTTGTATCATCATTAAGGTTTCGTTAAGATAACGTTACGTATAAATATATACTTAAACTGTATAATGCTTACCATGTTTTTACAGACTTAGATTTCTGCAAAAATAGTGATTTATTTATACTGTTGAATGAATTAATAAGGGCAAACTCATCAAAAAACGACATTGTGCCTTTCTTGCATTTTGCAGAAGGCGAAATATCTTTCGCCCTCTACAGTATAGCCAGATAAGGGCTGTATTTTGATGGGTTTGACCTATTAAAAAAGCTGTTTGAGCAGGTGCCCAAACAGCTTCTTTTAACGAAAAAATTATAATAGAATTATTTCTTAGGATTCATTATCACTTCAATAAAGTTGCCTTGAGATATGAGCTGTTTTGTTACATCTTTGATATCATCTTTAGTCAAAGCATTTACGATCGACAGATAACTAGAGTAATTATCCTCTCCATAGAAATGATATGCACTCAGTACACCTACCCAGTAACCATTTTGTTTTTCATCTTCCTGGAATTTCTTCACCATATATTCTTTTACCTTCTGGAAGTCGGCATCTTCAGGTCCTTTTTCCGCTATATTTTTCACTTCACGGTCAACAATAGGAGCTATCGACAAGGCTCTTTCAGGATCGGTGTCGAATGTCATTTGCAGAGTGGTCTGCCCTTCCGGTATACGACTGATTCCTGCCTGAGCACGTACACCATATGTACCTCCGGCTTCTTCCCTGATAGTACGTACATATACGATATCCAGGATTTGTTTCAAGGCAGATAATGTAATCTGGGTCTTCTGATCGCGTTTCAATGTTCCGCTATATAATTCGAATACAGAAGTCTTAGGTGTTTTCATTTCCTGCTCGAATACGTCTTCGAATTTTCCTTTGCGTATATCTGCTTTTACATTTTTATACTTAGCATCCTTGTTTCCTGACGGAAGAGAAGCCAGATACTGTTCTACCAAAGGTTTTAACGTAGCTTCGTCTATAGTTCCCACAAAGGTGAAAGTGAATGAGCCGGAATTAGCAAATACTTCTTTGTAGATTTCGATGATACGGTCATAATTCAATTTCTCTGCATCTTCCAGTGTCATTTCTTTCATACGTGGGTTGTTCTCATATTTAGCCTCATTGGTGCGCAGCCCCATAACGTAAGATGGCTCCGAACTCAGGTTTTTCAATTGGTTCTTTATTGCATCCATCAATGTTGTGTATGCCCCCTCATCTTTACGAGGTGCGGTAAAGTACAGATATGTAAGCTGCAATAGAGTTTCCAGGTTTTTGATATTCGAAGAACCATTCAATCCTTGAGTCCATCCTGATATATACGCATTTACATTTGCCGATTTTCCGGCTAATACTTTTTTCAGGTCTGTAGAGCTAAAGTTTCCGATACCACCTACATATGGTACCATGGATGCCATGTTCGCATTGTTTATGTCCGCATCGGCTATAACGGATGTACCTCCATAAGCATGTGAAGCCATAATGATTTCGTCATCTTTAAAATCAGTCTTTTTGATAACAACTTTCATTCCGTTCGACAAAGTCCATACTGTAGCACCCAGTTTATCGTCTGTTGCCATACTAACCACTTTGCCTGCCTGCGGTATCTGGCTGATAAGCGGTTCATTCGAAACGGTTTCTGCATATGGTGTAATTTCTTCGGCTTCCACAGATTTGAATACATTAAGTAATTCGTCTGTGGTAGGATACACCAAGCCATCTTTTTCCGGTCCTGTAACGGTAATAATAATATTTTTGTTGCTAATAAGCCCTTGAGACATTGCGTTGATCATCTGAGCATTAAGCATAGGGGCGATCTGTTTCAGGAAGTTGTATTCATATTCTATGCCGGGAATACCTTCATTGTCGGAGAAACTGCGGACATATTCCTGTACATATCTTCGGTTCAGCTCTTTGCTTCTGTTGTTATACATATCTTCATATCTTTGCAGAAGAGTTGCTTTGGCTCTTTCTACTTCGGCTTCGGTGAATCCGAATTTGCGGATACGTTCGTTTTCCCTTACCATACTTGCTAAGGTTTCATCGACTTTGCCCTCTTTACTCAAAGCCATTGTGGTCCAGGCATCTTTGGTTTTCGATACAAAGAAATTACCATCGTAGGCATATGATGCTGCAAATGGAGCGTCGGCTTTTTGGGAGATTTCGTTCAACCTGTCAGATAACATGCTCGATGCCATGCTTTTTACAATACCGGCCATTAGTTCAGCTTGTGTTTTCTTTAGATTTTCGGGCAGAATATCATGCTTTATATATAAGCTAACAACGGTTTGCACGGCTTCCGGGTCTGTTATTACCGATACGATAGGATCTTCATTGTCCGGTACAGGGAAATATACTCTTTCTGCTGGATCGACAGGTTTAGGTATATCGGCGAACATCGTTTTCACCTGCGCCTCCACTTCATCTACATTTATATCTCCTACAACAATGATCGCCTGCAAATCGGGTCTATACCATTTGTGATAATAATCTTTTAGTGTCTGATAAGGGAAATTCTCCACTATCTCCATTTTTCCGATAGGCATACGGTCAGCATATTTACTGCCTTGGAAGATGATAGGTAACTGTTTGTCCCAGATGCGGGATTGCGCTCCGCTACGTGTACGCCACTCTTCTTTTATAACCAGGCGTTCTTCGTCTATCTGCTCATCCTTGAGCGCGATAAAGCTCGACCAATCGTGCAATACAAGCAGACAAGAGTCGATAATGGCCTGGCGCACAACAGGTACATCGGAAAGGTTATATACTGTTTCGTCAAAAGACGTGTAAGCATTAACGTTTGCACCAAACTTGACTCCGATACTCTCCAGGTAATTGAGCATTGTCTTTTTGCCGGGGAAATTCTTAGAACCATTAAAGGCCATATGCTCGAGGAAGTGAGCCAGCCCGGCCTGATTGTCTTCTTCCTGCATAGAACCTACTTTCTGAGCGATATAAAAATCGGCTCTTTTTTCAGGATAGGCATTGTGCCTGATATAATATGTCAGACCGTTTTCCAGTGTGCCGAATCTTACCTGCGGGTCTACCGGTAACGGTTGAGGTGCTTGTGCTTTTATCAGGCCTGTTATGGCTAATAAAGCAAATAGAATAATTGATTTCCTCATACTTAAATGTTTTAGTTTAGTGAACATGTTTGTTATGATGTGATTGATTGGATTTCTTTGTTCATGTCCGAATATTTATATCCAACATTTATTATTAGTCTCAGTATTATGTGAAAAAATCACAAATCTTAGGCAAAAAAATAATTATGCCGCAAGTAACAGATATCATGGCTGCGAGAAAAACGGCTGCTGCCGCCAGGTCTTTTATCTTCTTTATCATTTTATGCCATTCGGGCGATATATAGTCACATATATTCTCGATAGAAGTATTAATAATTTCGAGAGACAAGACCAGACCTATCAGCACCAAGATAACTAGCCATTCGGTAATAGATATATTGAGTAGGGCACTTAGTATTATAACAATGACAGATGTAATAATATGGATGCGGGCATTATGCTCTTCAGCCCATAATACTTTGAATCCGTAAAATACATGCTTAAATGTTAATAATCTTTCTTTTATAGAAAACTTTTTTTCGCCTTTTTCCATATTTATCTGTCAGTTCATCTTTCCTAAGGATGTGCTAATGTATGAAATTATGCTGTGATTTTTTATATTGAGATTGGTTTTAAATTAAAATTATTTATTATTCAAGAGCCAATTATGTTAATACGGGCTTGTGTCGGCGACTTTTAATTCTTAATTTTGGAAGACTTCGGATGATTAAGGTCTCAGATATGTTAAGTTGATTAAGAACTAAGGCCGGACAAAATCCGTTTACATAAAGAGTATATTGTTTCAAAAAAAATATATAGTATGGATATAGAAGATTTACAATCTGATTATGAGTCTATGACTGTCTCGATAGCCCGATGGATGCAGGAAGCATTATCTCATTTGGGGGTTCCCGAACAATGGATTGAATATGTCAAATTGATAGTACTGCTGGCTATTGTTACAATAACGGTGTATGTGTTGCAACTGGTGGTAAGGAAGATACTGACATTCGTTTTTCACCGTGTGGAAAAAATAACCACACTTTCTTTTTTCGGATATACCATAAATAATAAACTGCCTCATTATCTGGCTCTGGTTGTTCCATACTCGTTTGTCAGGGGAGCCATACCAATTGTATTTTACGACTTCAAAGGCCTGATAAGCCCACTGATAAAGCTGACTGATATTTATTTGGTTTTCATGGTGATATGGACTGTGATGGCATTGGTAAGATCGTTTGGAGATGTTCTGCAGGAAAAGCCTGCGTTCAAGAATAAACCGATGAAGAGTTATTTTCAGGTAATACAAATCATCCTTTTCATATTCGGAGCAGTAGTTGTATATGCCATTCTCACAGGGCGGTCTGCCACAGCGTTTTTTGCTGCTATGGGGGCAGCTTCGGCAGTGTTGCTATTGATGTTTAAAGATTCTATCATGGGTTTTGTAGGTAGCATACAGATTACGACAAACGACATGGTACAGATAGGAGACTGGATAACAATGAACAAATACGGGGCGGATGGTAATGTGGAAGAAATAACACTGACAACGGTAAAAGTCCGCAACTTTGATAAAACAATTACTACGATCCCTACTTATGCCCTGATATCGGATTCGTTCCAGAACTGGCGCGGCATGCAGGAGTCTGGTGGCCGTCGGTTCCGACGGGCATTGAATATTAAATATGACAGTATCCGCTTTTTGACCGAAGAAGAGATTGAGAAGTTCAAAAAAGTAGATGGACTTGCCGATTATATAAAGGAAAAGCAGGGGATATATGCGAAGTTGAATAAACAGACGGCCAGTGATCTGCCGTTGAATAAGCATGCTATTACCAATTGCGACCTGTTTATGCAATATGGAATTTATTACCTGCGCAATCATCCGAATATAAATAAGGATATGACCCTTCTGGTAAGGCAGCTGGCATCGACTACACAAGGCTTGCCGATAGAATTATATACATTTACCAGTACCACCATATGGGCAGAGTATGAAACTATATTGGCAGAGATCATGAATCATCTGATAAGTGTGGTGCAATATTTCGGCTTGACAATATATGAAGAATCATCGGGAAGTGATGATTATAATGTATATATGAAACGGATGGAGCAATAAATATTTCGGTGTTATTCTTGAATTTCTTTAACTAAAACAAGTATGAAAAAGTATATATTTTCGGTAATCGTCCTTTTTTGCACCTTCTCCCTGATTTCTTGTCAGAGTGACCTGGATAAAATGGGACAGGCTGTGAAGAGCCATTTCAAATACAGGGATGCCGACAATGGGACTATCACAAAGATAGAAGAAGTAAAAGCTCTGTCGTATGATAAGATCCCTGAAGAAAAACGAGAAAATCCGGATGAGGTCTATCTTTGTAAAGTATATGTAAGAGGTACCTGGAGCTATGCAAACAGTTTTCGTATCTATAATATAAACGATACACTTGATTGTTTCTTTAGCAAGAACAAGACTTTTCTAAGATTGGGAGAGAATAAAACCGAGTGATATGCTGTCGAGATAGGGTTGTACGATGAATGTTGTACAACCTTTACCGGGCCAGTGTAATCTCTAAGATTTCGGGAGGTGCAAAGAACCGGAAAGGTACAGCTCCCATACCAATGCCCGAAGTAACATATAATTTGACTCCGTCTTTTTCTTTCCATCCATAGCGGTATCTCTGTCCGGTATTCAGATAGCCTAGATCTTTTCTGCGTGCATCTGTACTTGGCATAGCCGGTGCATATAGGCCTAAGAATGTAATTTGTCCGCCATGAGTATGGCCGGAGAGCATCAGGTCTACCTTGTTTGTATTCAATAATTCCACGTAATCAGGATTATGCGATAAAAGAATACAGAAATCGGATTTTTCGACATCATTAATTGTATTTCCAATCAACTGCTTATCTTCCCAGAAATCCCCGACACCTCCAATTTTTATACTGTCGTTCCCTTCTTTTATCCAATATGACTGATTGTCGCAGATGAAGAAACCACAATCGGTCAATCCTTTCTGAATGAGCCCAGCATCTTCCCAATGGTCGTGATTTCCCAAAACGGAAAAAACTCCATAGGTGCTTTTAAGGTTCTTTATTTCTTTAAAGAATGGATTTGTGTATGTTGTATCCTTGAGAATGTAATCTCCCCCAAGCATGATAATATCGGGATTCCTCTCGTTTATTTGTTCTACAAGGTCTTTTACATCGGAAGAAGTAAAATAATGGCTGCAATGAATATCAGAGACAAAAATGATCTTCTTTCCTACAAAAGATGCCGGTATATCTTCATTGGTGAAAGTCATTTTGCGTATCTCTATATGTCGTGCTTCCCAGTATCCGTATGTAAGACCAAGAATACATGCAAGTAAAACAGCAGATACAACAATCAGAAATCTTTTCTTTTTACTTCTCATTTCTGTACTCGTTGTCGTAATCTTCAATAGACCTACGGATGACTTCGTGCGCCGTTTTCACATCATATATATCAGTTAAAATGCAGCGAGGCGATTTATCCCCCGGTAAATCCTTATAGGTAGTAAAGTAGTGCTTCAGCCTGTCTATTACCATCGTAGGCACATCACATATATCACGAAACGAACCATAAATGGCATCATTCTCCAGTACTGCAATCAGTTTATCGTCGGCTTTGTTATGATCCAGCAATCGGAATCCGCCTATAGGACGCGCTTTGACAATAATGTCCCCGTGGGTAATATCTTTTTCTGTCAGCACACATATATCTACAGGGTCATTATCTCCTTCTATATCTGTCCGGTTCAGCTGTATATTAGTAACTTCGGCTACCCGGTCGGCACTATATGTCTGAGGAATAAAACCATAAAGAGCTGGTATGATATTCGAATATTTTTGTGGACGATCTATGCTCAGGTATCCGGTTTCTTTATCTACTTCATATTTTACTGTATCAGTAGGTACTATCTCGATAAAGCAGGTTACTACTTCCGGGGCATTATCGCCAATAGTGATACCGTGCCACGGATGAGCTTTGAATTTCTGTCTGTTCATTTCAATGATTTATCTTTTGTAAATGTTGCATTTTGTTTAGCAGATACAAATTTACATCAATATTTCTGTATCTCCATACCGATTGAGAAAACATCTCTTGTAAGACAGGATTGTTTAATACATAACGACTATCTTAATTTAAAAATTGGGGGCTTTAGCTCACATCTGCCGCGCCCTCATTTTTGGCATTGCCCAAAAGTAAGCAAAAAACTAGCGCTCGGTTCCGCGGCGACCCAAAAAGGCTGCATCGCTTCTATTTTCACTAAATATTTATCAAAATAAAACATCTTTATCTATATAAGAAATTAATTATTAATATCAATATTTAAGTCTTATGAAGTATAAAGAAAAAATGGCCTCGGAGATTATCCGGATGATAGAACAGGATTTGTGCAGCATTTCCGAAATCTGCAAATCATTTAAGATCAGCCGGAAGACATTTTACGAGTGGAAAAAGGTAAAGCCTGAATTCGGCGAAGCGGTAGAAGAAGCCATCGACCACCGCGAAGATGTAATGATAGCCTCGGCTCGGATAGGACTGAAGCAACTGTTAGAGGGCTATGTGCAGAAAAAAGAGAAGATTACCTATATCCCCGATAAGAATAATCCTGTGGAAGATATGGAGAAATGCCGGGTAGTGGAAAAGAAATTCTGTCCGCCGAGCATCCGCGCCATAAAGTATGTACTCGACCGTGAAGAAAGGAAGAAAGACAAAGACCGCTTACTGGCATCGGAACGCCGCCCGTTGGTCATCGAAGTGCAGGACGAGGAAACCAAACGTGAACTGATGATATTGCAGGAGAACGGCTTCCGTTCGGGAGGCTCGCTCAATGCGGAGGTAGTGGCGGCTGTGGACAGGAAACTGGAAGAAGAACTAAAAGTGAAAAGTGAAGAACTAAAAATGAGAAATGGACAAGAGCAAACGGGACAAGGGCAAGTTATGGAACAGACGCCTGTCGTACAACCATCTGCCACTCCGATGGAGAAACCCAAACCGAATGCCTATCCCTTTCTGCCTCCGGGATATACATCGAGGACGGATTGAGGAAGTTTTAAGTGAAAAATGAAAAATTATACGAGATACAAACTGTTACCTTTGTTACTTTTTAACAAGTAAAGAGTTAATAGTTATATGAAATACAAGTCTACAAGACACGAGATACAAGTTGTTCACTGATGACTGTTCGCTGATAACTGGCGAGATGCTTCGCTCCGCTCTGTATGACAAGCTAATTATTAATTTTCATTATTAATTGTTTTCTGTGTTACTTTTGTTACCTTTTGCGTCTTGGCGTCTTTGCGAGAGAATATTATTAACTAATAACTGTTAACTGAAACAAGTGTATTAATTTAAAATATTAATCTATTACTTATAGGGCTGATATTTCCCCGAAAACTAGTACTTTTATATCCCAATCTAAAAAAAATCGAGGTATCGCACCTTATGTTATCCTTATAAGTATAACAATGATTGGAAGTTACAACTTTAAGACACGGTATAAAATTACTTTTTTGCGACTATAATTAAAAAAACACAGTAGAAAATGGGTGGTTTCTTTGGAACAATATCTAAAACAGCCTGTGCAACAGACCTTTTTTATGGCACAGATTACAACTCACATTTAGGAACCCGCCGAGGAGGGATGGTTACACTCCATAACGGGACTTTTAAACGGGCAATTCACAATCTTGAAAATTCATATTTTCGTCTGCGCTTCGAAGCCGACTTAGACAAGTTTCAGGGTAACTCAGGTATCGGAATTATCAGTGATACCGACCCTCAGCCTATATTTATCAGTTCCCATCTGGGCAAATATGCTGTAGTAACGGTAGCTAAAGTCAATAATATAGACGAACTGGAAAAGGAGCTGCTCGATAAAGGTTGCCATTTTTCGGAATTTAATGCCGGACAAATTAATCAAACGGAACTGATAGCTCTCCTTATCTCACAGGCCAATACCTTTGTAGAGGGAATAGAACTGGTTCAGGAAAAGATAAAAGGCTCTTGTTCCATGCTTATCCTTACCGAAGAGGGAATTATCGCGGCACGTGATAAATGGGGGCGTACACCTGTTCTTATAGGAAAGAAAGACGGAGCATATGCGGCTACAAGCGAACCTTGCAGTTTTCCTAATCTGGAGTACGAATTGGAATACAATGTCGGTCCCGGAGAAGTAGTTATGCTTACAGCCGATAGCATGACGCAACTGCGCAAGCCGAACAAGAAAATGCAGGCCTGCTCTTTCCTCTGGGTCTACTATGGTTATCCTGTATCCGACTATGAAGGAATAAACGTGGATGCCGTGCGCTATGCCAGTGGACAAGCCATGGCTAAGAAAGACGATACGGAAGCAGATTATGTGGCGGCCATCCCCGACTCGGGTATCGGTATGGGCTTGGGATACGCAGAAGGAAAGGGAATTCCTTACCGCCGCGCCATTATCAAATATACACCTACGTGGCCGCGTAGTTTCACACCTGCCAATCAGAAAGTGCGGGATCTGGTAGCTAAAATGAAGCTAATCCCCAACCGTGAACTACTGAGGGACAAGCGAGTAATATTCTGTGACGATTCCATTGTGCGGGGCACGCAACTCAACGACAACGTGAATATACTCTACGGATACGGAGCAAAAGAAGTACATATCCGTTTAGGCAGCCCGCCTATTTTGTTTTCATGTCCTTACCTGGGCTTTTCGGCATCACGTTCACCATTGGAACTGATTGCACGCCGTACAGTGGAGGAACTCGAAGGTGATCACGAGAAAGATCTGGATAAGTACGCGACTACCGATTCGCCGCAATATAAGAATATGATAGACTGCATTCGTAAAAAGCTGAATATAACCACACTGAAGTTTATTACAGTAGAGGATCTGATCGCATCAATCGGTCTGCCCAAAGAATGTGTTTGTACATATTGCTATAATGGTGCTAAACCGGAAGAATAGAGGTTGCCTTATGCAGACTCTGAACAGTATCTCTAGATAAAGAACATCAGAAGCAGTTGCGTGAAGATTATCCTGGCAAACATAGATACGGGATAAACAGTGGCATATGCCACAGATGGTTCATCGTCTTCTATTATCGAGTTTACATAGTTGAGCGCCATTGGATTTGCCATACTTCCACATAGCATACCAACACACTTGGCATAGTTGAGCTTGAACATTTTCATGGCAAACAAGGCGACAATAATAACAGGGACAACAGTCAGTATAAAACCGAAGCCAATCCACAGAAGTCCTTCTGTCTGGAATACAGTCTCGAAGAAATGCTCTCCGGCACTGATTCCCAAGCATGCCAGATAGACTGTGAGCCCGAACTGGCGCATCAGTAAGTTTGCACTCTGGGTTGTATATGTGGTAAAACGGAAGCGAGGACCAAATGCACCCATCAGTATCCCTACAATGATAGGCCCTCCGGCTATACCCAGCTTCACAGGGAATGTCATACCCGGGAAGGGAAGGGGCAATGCTCCCAGGATAAGACCTAAGGCAATACCGGCAAAGATAGCGATGAGGTTGGGACGGTCGAGACGTTTCTCTTCGTCACCAAGTATTTTGGCAACATTGTCTATCGACGCCTTTTCTCCGACCACTGTAAGCTTATCGCCGATCTGTAGCGACAAGTCAGGCGAAGCAAGCAGGTCTATACCTGCGCGGTTGACACGGGTAATATTGATACCGTAATTGTTCCTGAGCCTCAATGTACCCAGCTTCACGCCATTAACCTTGCTGCGGGTTACGATAATACGGCGCGATACGAGTTGGCTGTTATCTATATGGTTCCAGTCTATATCTTCCTTGTTCCAGTCTACGTTTTCCTGCTCACCGAACAAGACTTTGATATGTTCCACATCCGATTTGATAGAGATAATCAGCAGATGGTCGTCATGTTGCATCACGCTTTCGGAAGTAGGGATGGTCACTTTGCCGTCGCGCCAGATGCGTGATATGACAAAACGCTTTGAAGACAGCTTCATGATATCGCGGATAGTCTTTCCTTCTATAGCCGGATTGGTCACATGAAACTCGCCTACATATGTATTATGGTCTTTCTTCTCACTGGGAACAGCGTAAGCACCTTTGGCCACGAATACCTTCTTCAGGAATATGATAGCCAGTATTACGCCTACTACACCCAACGGATATGCCACGGCAGTAGCTAATGCCATATCAGCTATGGCTTTCATATCTCCGCCGGTTATTTGTTTCAATGCTTGTTGTGCTGCACCAAGAGCCGGAGTATTTGTAGTAGCTCCGCAAAGAATACCAACCATATTGGGTAAAGATATATCGCTTACGATACTGAATATAAGCGCCATTACCAAACCGAGGAACACAACACCCAAGGCTAGCATATTTAAACGAAGTCCGCCTTTACGCAAAGATGAAAAGAAACCGGGACCGACCTGTAATCCTAAGGCATAGATAAACAGTATAAGCCCAAAATTCTGAGCAAAATTAAGCATATCTTTGTTCAGGTCAAGATCGAAATGACCCAGTATAATGCCGACAAAGAAGACAAAGGTGATACCCAATGAGATATTGAACAGTTGCAGCTTGCCCAGTTGC
Protein-coding sequences here:
- a CDS encoding M16 family metallopeptidase: MRKSIILFALLAITGLIKAQAPQPLPVDPQVRFGTLENGLTYYIRHNAYPEKRADFYIAQKVGSMQEEDNQAGLAHFLEHMAFNGSKNFPGKKTMLNYLESIGVKFGANVNAYTSFDETVYNLSDVPVVRQAIIDSCLLVLHDWSSFIALKDEQIDEERLVIKEEWRTRSGAQSRIWDKQLPIIFQGSKYADRMPIGKMEIVENFPYQTLKDYYHKWYRPDLQAIIVVGDINVDEVEAQVKTMFADIPKPVDPAERVYFPVPDNEDPIVSVITDPEAVQTVVSLYIKHDILPENLKKTQAELMAGIVKSMASSMLSDRLNEISQKADAPFAASYAYDGNFFVSKTKDAWTTMALSKEGKVDETLASMVRENERIRKFGFTEAEVERAKATLLQRYEDMYNNRSKELNRRYVQEYVRSFSDNEGIPGIEYEYNFLKQIAPMLNAQMINAMSQGLISNKNIIITVTGPEKDGLVYPTTDELLNVFKSVEAEEITPYAETVSNEPLISQIPQAGKVVSMATDDKLGATVWTLSNGMKVVIKKTDFKDDEIIMASHAYGGTSVIADADINNANMASMVPYVGGIGNFSSTDLKKVLAGKSANVNAYISGWTQGLNGSSNIKNLETLLQLTYLYFTAPRKDEGAYTTLMDAIKNQLKNLSSEPSYVMGLRTNEAKYENNPRMKEMTLEDAEKLNYDRIIEIYKEVFANSGSFTFTFVGTIDEATLKPLVEQYLASLPSGNKDAKYKNVKADIRKGKFEDVFEQEMKTPKTSVFELYSGTLKRDQKTQITLSALKQILDIVYVRTIREEAGGTYGVRAQAGISRIPEGQTTLQMTFDTDPERALSIAPIVDREVKNIAEKGPEDADFQKVKEYMVKKFQEDEKQNGYWVGVLSAYHFYGEDNYSSYLSIVNALTKDDIKDVTKQLISQGNFIEVIMNPKK
- a CDS encoding diacylglycerol kinase family protein, translating into MEKGEKKFSIKERLLTFKHVFYGFKVLWAEEHNARIHIITSVIVIILSALLNISITEWLVILVLIGLVLSLEIINTSIENICDYISPEWHKMIKKIKDLAAAAVFLAAMISVTCGIIIFLPKICDFFT
- a CDS encoding mechanosensitive ion channel domain-containing protein, with amino-acid sequence MDIEDLQSDYESMTVSIARWMQEALSHLGVPEQWIEYVKLIVLLAIVTITVYVLQLVVRKILTFVFHRVEKITTLSFFGYTINNKLPHYLALVVPYSFVRGAIPIVFYDFKGLISPLIKLTDIYLVFMVIWTVMALVRSFGDVLQEKPAFKNKPMKSYFQVIQIILFIFGAVVVYAILTGRSATAFFAAMGAASAVLLLMFKDSIMGFVGSIQITTNDMVQIGDWITMNKYGADGNVEEITLTTVKVRNFDKTITTIPTYALISDSFQNWRGMQESGGRRFRRALNIKYDSIRFLTEEEIEKFKKVDGLADYIKEKQGIYAKLNKQTASDLPLNKHAITNCDLFMQYGIYYLRNHPNINKDMTLLVRQLASTTQGLPIELYTFTSTTIWAEYETILAEIMNHLISVVQYFGLTIYEESSGSDDYNVYMKRMEQ
- a CDS encoding metallophosphoesterase is translated as MRSKKKRFLIVVSAVLLACILGLTYGYWEARHIEIRKMTFTNEDIPASFVGKKIIFVSDIHCSHYFTSSDVKDLVEQINERNPDIIMLGGDYILKDTTYTNPFFKEIKNLKSTYGVFSVLGNHDHWEDAGLIQKGLTDCGFFICDNQSYWIKEGNDSIKIGGVGDFWEDKQLIGNTINDVEKSDFCILLSHNPDYVELLNTNKVDLMLSGHTHGGQITFLGLYAPAMPSTDARRKDLGYLNTGQRYRYGWKEKDGVKLYVTSGIGMGAVPFRFFAPPEILEITLAR
- a CDS encoding inorganic pyrophosphatase, translating into MNRQKFKAHPWHGITIGDNAPEVVTCFIEIVPTDTVKYEVDKETGYLSIDRPQKYSNIIPALYGFIPQTYSADRVAEVTNIQLNRTDIEGDNDPVDICVLTEKDITHGDIIVKARPIGGFRLLDHNKADDKLIAVLENDAIYGSFRDICDVPTMVIDRLKHYFTTYKDLPGDKSPRCILTDIYDVKTAHEVIRRSIEDYDNEYRNEK
- a CDS encoding phBC6A51 family helix-turn-helix protein, which translates into the protein MKYKEKMASEIIRMIEQDLCSISEICKSFKISRKTFYEWKKVKPEFGEAVEEAIDHREDVMIASARIGLKQLLEGYVQKKEKITYIPDKNNPVEDMEKCRVVEKKFCPPSIRAIKYVLDREERKKDKDRLLASERRPLVIEVQDEETKRELMILQENGFRSGGSLNAEVVAAVDRKLEEELKVKSEELKMRNGQEQTGQGQVMEQTPVVQPSATPMEKPKPNAYPFLPPGYTSRTD
- a CDS encoding amidophosphoribosyltransferase, which produces MGGFFGTISKTACATDLFYGTDYNSHLGTRRGGMVTLHNGTFKRAIHNLENSYFRLRFEADLDKFQGNSGIGIISDTDPQPIFISSHLGKYAVVTVAKVNNIDELEKELLDKGCHFSEFNAGQINQTELIALLISQANTFVEGIELVQEKIKGSCSMLILTEEGIIAARDKWGRTPVLIGKKDGAYAATSEPCSFPNLEYELEYNVGPGEVVMLTADSMTQLRKPNKKMQACSFLWVYYGYPVSDYEGINVDAVRYASGQAMAKKDDTEADYVAAIPDSGIGMGLGYAEGKGIPYRRAIIKYTPTWPRSFTPANQKVRDLVAKMKLIPNRELLRDKRVIFCDDSIVRGTQLNDNVNILYGYGAKEVHIRLGSPPILFSCPYLGFSASRSPLELIARRTVEELEGDHEKDLDKYATTDSPQYKNMIDCIRKKLNITTLKFITVEDLIASIGLPKECVCTYCYNGAKPEE
- a CDS encoding putative transporter gives rise to the protein MDWLMETIFEPSSVQSIIVISVVSAIGLQLGKLQLFNISLGITFVFFVGIILGHFDLDLNKDMLNFAQNFGLILFIYALGLQVGPGFFSSLRKGGLRLNMLALGVVFLGLVMALIFSIVSDISLPNMVGILCGATTNTPALGAAQQALKQITGGDMKAIADMALATAVAYPLGVVGVILAIIFLKKVFVAKGAYAVPSEKKDHNTYVGEFHVTNPAIEGKTIRDIMKLSSKRFVISRIWRDGKVTIPTSESVMQHDDHLLIISIKSDVEHIKVLFGEQENVDWNKEDIDWNHIDNSQLVSRRIIVTRSKVNGVKLGTLRLRNNYGINITRVNRAGIDLLASPDLSLQIGDKLTVVGEKASIDNVAKILGDEEKRLDRPNLIAIFAGIALGLILGALPLPFPGMTFPVKLGIAGGPIIVGILMGAFGPRFRFTTYTTQSANLLMRQFGLTVYLACLGISAGEHFFETVFQTEGLLWIGFGFILTVVPVIIVALFAMKMFKLNYAKCVGMLCGSMANPMALNYVNSIIEDDEPSVAYATVYPVSMFARIIFTQLLLMFFI